One region of Armigeres subalbatus isolate Guangzhou_Male chromosome 3, GZ_Asu_2, whole genome shotgun sequence genomic DNA includes:
- the LOC134223938 gene encoding chymotrypsin-2-like, whose protein sequence is MFRLSLLFVLLGAVAVFGRTLSPEFLEWEGRIVGGQNAASGQFPYQVSLRSSANNHFCGASIINNRWVLSAAHCTVGRTLANTRVVVGTHLLLSGGLSHASARIVNHGSYNANTLANDVSLVQTASVITFNNLAQPIGLSATFINTASGALASGWGQLGANSGIPNNLQWLSTSIITLADCRNRHSVANRASVFDNTICTLSPSGQGMCMGDSGGPLVHGGNQQGIVSWGIPCGLGAPDVFARVSSHRTWILNNAN, encoded by the exons ATGTTTCGGTTGAGTTTGCTATTTGTGCTCTTGGGCGCAGTCGCCGTCTTTGGACGCA CTCTATCTCCGGAGTTCCTTGAATGGGAAGGTCGTATCGTCGGAGGACAGAACGCTGCTTCGGGACAGTTCCCGTACCAGGTTTCGCTTCGCTCGTCCGCCAATAATCATTTCTGTGGAGCTTCAATCATTAACAACCGGTGGGTACTATCGGCCGCTCATTGCACCGTTGGGCGCACTCTGGCTAACACCCGCGTCGTCGTTGGAACTCACCTGTTGCTGAGCGGTGGTCTTTCCCATGCTTCAGCTCGTATTGTAAACCATGGATCGTATAATGCCAACACCCTGGCCAACGATGTCTCGCTTGTGCAGACTGCTTCGGTCATCACTTTCAACAATCTGGCTCAACCAATCGGTCTGAGTGCTACCTTCATCAACACCGCTAGTGGAGCCTTGGCTTCCGGATGGGGTCAGTTGGGAGCTAACAGCGGTATCCCAAACAACCTTCAGTGGTTGAGCACCAGCATCATTACTTTGGCCGACTGCCGGAACCGTCACTCGGTTGCCAATCGCGCCAGCGTCTTTGATAACACCATCTGTACTCTGAGCCCAAGCGGCCAAGGTATGTGCATGGGAGATTCCGGTGGCCCATTGGTGCATGGAGGTAACCAGCAGGGTATTGTCTCGTGGGGTATCCCTTGTGGACTGGGTGCTCCGGATGTATTCGCTCGCGTATCTTCTCACCGTACCTGGATTCTGAACAACGCCAACtaa
- the LOC134223939 gene encoding chymotrypsin-2-like: protein MNRLSLLFVLVGAVAVFGGNLPAEYLEWEGRIVGGQNAGSGQFPYQVSLRSSANAHFCGGSIINNRWVLSAAHCTVGRTLANTRVVVGTHLLNSGGVAHNSARIVNHGSYNANTLANDVSLVQTASTIGFNNLAQPIGLSATFINTASGALASGWGQLGANAGIPNNLQWLSTSIITLADCRNRHSAANSARVFDNTVCTLSPSGQGLCMGDSGGPLVHGGNQQGIVSWGIPCGLGSPDVFARVSSHRTWILNNAN, encoded by the exons ATGAATCGTCTGAGTTTGTTGTTCGTGCTTGTTGGAGCAGTCGCCGTTTTCGGTGGCA ATCTCCCTGCCGAATACCTTGAATGGGAAGGTCGTATTGTCGGAGGCCAAAACGCCGGATCCGGACAGTTCCCGTACCAGGTTTCGCTTCGCTCGTCAGCAAATGCTCACTTCTGTGGTGGATCGATCATCAACAACCGTTGGGTGCTGTCAGCTGCTCACTGCACCGTTGGACGTACTTTGGCAAATACCCGCGTCGTCGTCGGAACTCACCTGTTGAACAGCGGTGGTGTTGCCCACAACTCGGCTCGCATTGTCAACCACGGATCGTACAACGCCAACACCCTGGCCAACGATGTCTCACTTGTTCAGACTGCTTCCACTATTGGATTCAACAATCTGGCTCAACCAATCGGTCTGAGTGCTACCTTCATCAACACCGCTAGCGGAGCCTTGGCTTCCGGATGGGGTCAGTTGGGAGCTAACGCCGGTATCCCGAACAATCTGCAGTGGCTGAGCACCAGCATCATCACCTTGGCTGATTGCCGCAACCGTCACTCTGCTGCCAACAGCGCCCGTGTATTCGACAACACCGTCTGTACTCTGAGCCCAAGCGGCCAAGGTTTGTGCATGGGAGATTCCGGTGGCCCATTGGTGCATGGAGGTAACCAGCAGGGTATTGTCTCGTGGGGTATTCCCTGTGGACTTGGTTCCCCTGATGTATTCGCTCGTGTTTCTTCGCACCGTACCTGGATTCTGAACAACGCCAactaa